GCGTCGGCCGGGAGCCCCGATCGCAGCAGCATCTCCGTGTGGCGTTGCGCGAGCGTCGGCGCGAGCACGAGGAGGCGGTCGTCCCCCAGGCGGGTCACGGTCGGGTCCATCTCGATACCGCCCCGGTCGTTGCAGAACAGCGTGTAGACGATGCGGCCGACCGGCACGTCGAGATCCGATGTCGCGAGCCGCTGCAACCCCTGCAGGGCGCCGGGACCCTGCACCAGGAACTTGGAGTACGTCGACAGGTCGAACAGCGCGACACCCTCTCGCGTCGCGAGCACCTCGTCGCGCACAGACGAGAACCACGACGGAGACTCGAACGAGTAGCCCACCTCGGGGTCGACGACGCCGGGCTCGAACCAGTTGGCGCGCTCCCACCCGGCCGCCTGTCCGAACGCGGCGCCCGCCTCTCGGAACGCCCCGTACAAGGGCACCCGACGAACGCCGCGGCCCGTCCTCGGCTGCTTCTGAGGCCAGTGCATGTCGTACAGGCCGCCGAGCGATTCCGCCGTCCGCTCGTGCAGCCACGCGCGTTGGTTCGCCCATCGGCCGGTCCGAGCGACGTCGACCTCGACGAGGTCCATCGTGGGGTGGCCGGCCACGATCCACTCGGCCGCCGCCTTCCCGGCGCCCGGGCCGAAGATGATCCCCTGCGAGTTGAATCCCGCGGCGACGAAGAGCCCCGGCACCTCGGGCACGTACCCGAGCTGGAAGTTCGAGTCTGGTGTGAAGCTCTCGGGCGCGCGCAGATAGTGCGAGAAGCCGATCGTCTCGATCTCGGGCACTCGCTCGCGCGCACCCTGGAGCACCGGGGCGAAGTGGTCCCAGTCGGGCCCGAACTCCGCGAAGCCGGCCGTCGAGACCGCTCCGGGGCGCATCGGCTTCCCGTTGGGCTCGAACGCGCCGATCACGTAGCGTCCGCGGTAGTGCCGGATGTACAGGTAGGCGTCGAGGTCCCGCAGGAAGGGCGCGTCCTCGCGGGCACCCTGCGCTTCCTCGGTCATCACCCACACGTGCTCGGCCGGGTAGAGCGCGACGCTGGCGCCTGCCGTGCGCGCCAGCTCGCTCGTCCACAGACCGCACGCGAGCACGACCGTCTCCGCGTCGATCGGGCCCCGAGAGGTGGCGAGTCCCACCACCCGTCCGCGCTCCCCGAAGCGGAACCCGAGGACGTCGGTCTCCGGCACGTACCGCGCCCCGCGGTCGACGGCGCCCTTCGCGAAGGCCATCGTGGCGTCGCCCGGGTTCACCGTTCCGTCGGTGGGAAACAGGACGGCACCGACCAGATCGTCGACGACCGCGGAAGGCCATAGGTCCTTGACCGCCGCCCCCTCGAGCACCTCGACGTCGACCCCGGCGTCCTTCGCCATCGCGACGCCGTACAGGATCTCCTGCATACGCCCCTCGGTGCGGGCGACCGTGAGCGCTCCGACGCGCCGCAGGCCGGTCTCGATCCCGGTCTCGGTCGGGAGCCGTTCGTACGTCTCGGCGTTGATGCGAGAGAGCGCCGTGAGCGCGTGCGTCCCCCGCACCTGCGAAACGAGCCCCGCCGCGTGCCAGGTCGTGCCGTTCGAGAGCCTCCCGCGCTCGAGCAGCACGACGTCGGTCTCTCCGTCACGCGTGAGGTGGTAGGCGATCGAGCTGCCGATGATCCCGCCGCCCACGATCACGACCCGGGCGCCATCGGGCAGGCCGGATGCCTCGACGACGGCGGAAGGGTCGATGTCTCGGTTGGCGAGATGCTCCGGGATCGGCATGCGCCGAAGCTTACGCCGCGAGGCTTGAGGAGCGCCTCCGAGCGACCGATGCACCAGGCATGCGAACGGAGCTGCTCCTCGCGGCATGGATGGCCCTGTGGGCCCTGATCGTCGTCGTCGCCCTCGTGCGCCTCGTCGCCCGGTACCAGCGCCATCGCCGCCGCTACGGCAGCGACGCCGTCCGCGCCGACGTGGGCGGAGCGCTGCGCAAGGCCGCGCCGTACGCCCTGCTGTTCGGCGCCTCCACCTGCCTCCTGCTGCTGTTCGCCCAGATCCGACTGGATCGCAACGAGACGACCGCCACGGTCGTGCTCGCGATCGACGTCAGCGACTCCATGCTCGCGACCGACGTGAAGCCCGATCGGTTCACCGCCGCCAAGGCCGCCGCGTCGTCGTTCCTGCACGAGGTGCCGCCGGACTTCCGGGTCGGCGTGGTCACGTTCGCCGGCGAGGCCGCCACCGCCGCGGAACCGGGACAGGAGCGTGCGGCGATCGCCGACGCGATCGCGCTGCTGGAGTCGAGCCGCGGCACGGTGATCGGCGACGGCCTCACCGAGGCGCTCGACGTGATCGAAGCCGAGCGGACCGAGAACGCGGAGCTCCCGGCTGCGGTGGTCCTGCTCTCCGACGGCGCCGACACCGGCAGCGTGGTGTCGCCGCCGCAGGCCACCGCGCGTGCTCGCGACATGGTCGTGCCCGTGTTCACGGTCGCGATCGTCGGCGACGAGGACCAGGAGGGCGGCGACACCGAGCTCCTCCAGACGATCGCACGCACCTCGGGAGGGACGCTCTCGACCGCCGCGAGCGCCGGCGAGCTCGACGAGGTCTATGAGCGGCTCGGCGCGCAGCTGACATCGGACCTCGCGGTCGGGAACTCGGCGATGCCGCTGCTGGTCGCCTCGGTCGTGTTGACGGCCCTCGCGGTCGCGTCGTTCCTCGGCCTCGGCCGCCGCAGCTGAATGAGCTGAGGGCCGCCCGACACCCGTGTGAAGACCGACACGACGCCGTCAGCCCAGCGTGGGACGGCCCATCGCTCGACGCCACTCCTCGTTGAACCAGTAGAGGAAGCGGTCCTGCCGCGGGTACACGCCGCGCGTGAAGGCTCGCGAGCTCACCCCCGTCTGCGCGCGCTCGCACACGTCCCAGTCCTGCTTGGAGATCATGTCCCAGAACTCGACCGTGGCCTCCGGCTTGAAGAGCTCGGGGTCGGCGATCGTCTCGGGGCGGAACATGAACTCGCTGACGACGGTCGTGCGGTTCGGTCCCTTCGGATAGCCGATGTAGTACATCGCGCTGTCGGGGTGCAGATTCAGCATCAGGTTGGGGAACTGGTAGGTGCCGTAGTACATCTCGTAGTCCTCGGGCTCGAGCCCCGGGAACTTCGGCAGCTGTGACTGCCCCGTCGGCGTGAACGACGTGGCCCCCTCCATCATCCGGTTGCCGTCGTCGGGGATCTCCTCGTCCCAGACCTCGCCGAACCGGAAGAGCGGGATCACCTGCACGAGTTCGGGGTGCACCTGCGGGCAGTGCAGGCACTCGTTGTAGTTCTCGACGACGATCTTCCAGTTCGCCTTCACCTCGTACACCAGGCGCACGCCGATCCGCAGCTCGTCCATCTTGAACCGCTCGAACGCGGTGATCGTCTCGGCGCCGTCGGTGAGCGACTCGAGGAGCGACTCCTTCGGCCCGCCCGTCGTCATGTTCACGAACATGAACCCGGCGTAGTGATCGATCGCGATGTCGTACAAGGGGTGGTCGGAGCGGTCGAAGTGCTCGTCCTCCTTCACGTTGGGCGAGCCGACGAGCTGGCCGTTCAGGTCGAACGTCCACGCGTGGTACGGGCAGACGAAGGCCTTCCGGACGTGCTGGGTACCCTCGATCTCGTCGAGGAATTTCGTGCCACGGTGGCTGCAGACGTTGTAGAAGGCGCGCAGCTCGCCCGCGTCGTTGCGGGTGATGAAGATCGACTCACCGGCGACGTCACGAACGACGTAGTCGCCGGTGACGGCGACCTCCTCGGTGCGCCCCACGCAGATCCACTCGCCCCACCAGATCTTCTCCCGCTCCTCCTCCCAGACGTCGAGGCTGGCGTAATCGGCGCTCCCGAGGGTCGGGCGGGGCTCCCACTCGACCTCGTCGTTGCGGATCTTGATCTCGTGCTCGGTCTTGGCCATGGCGGAGCGATCCTCTCGTGGACGGTTCGCGGATACCGACAAGGGTATCCCGTCCACGGCTCGCGTCGGTACTCGGACCCGCACGGTCTGCCGCGGATATCGCACATCGAGGGCATGGCTTCTGCGAGAATCGCAGCCCATGGCCACCCCGCGCTTCGACGACCTCGACCTGCGCATCATCGATGCCCTCGCCGAGGACGGACGCCGGCCCTTCACGTCGGTCGCCGACGAGCTCGGTGTCGCAGAGGCGACGATCCGATCGCGGGTGGCCCGTCTGCAACGGATCGACGCGATCCGGTTCGTGACCGACGTGAAGCCGCACGAGCTCGGTTTGCTCTTCGCATACCTCGGGGTTCGGCTGGGCGGCCGCGACGTAGGGTCGGCGATCGACGGGCTCTGCGCCATCCCCGAGGCCGTGTACGTGATCGAGTGCACCGGCCACTACGACGTGCTGGTCGAGATCGTCGCCCAGGACGGAGACGATCTCCTGCGTGTGATGCACGAGCAGGTGCGAGCGGTCCCGGGCGTCATCGAGGTCGACTCGTTCGTCGGGCTCCGCATCGCCAAAGGAACGTTCCGCTACACGGATCTGGGCCGCGCCGGCGAGCCGCCGCATCGATGACGCTGCAGATCTCCCGCGCCGGTCGTGAGCGGATGCCCGCGCTCGCTCGCGTGCTGGCGCGCGCCTTCGTCGACGATCCGGTCATCCGGTGGCCGCTCCCGGCCGACGTCGACGACATCGGACCGGGTCCGTTCGATGTTCACGTGGGCCTACGTCGACCTCGCCGATCTCGGCATGGTGTGGGAGGCGGCCGGTGGCACGGCGTCGCGGTGTGGGTCCCACCGGGCAGGGCCGAGCAGCTGATCGCATCCGACCGGCGGGTGCGCGAGCAGCTCCTGCCCCTCACGGACGACGGCGGACGTCGCTACGGCGTGCTCTGGGACTGGATCGAGGACCAGCTGCCCGACGAGCCGCATTGGTTCCTCGACGCGCTCGGCGTCGAACCGTCGCGGCAGTCCGGGGGGATCGGCACGGCGCTTCTCCGATGGGGGCTCGAGCGCGCGGCGGCCGACGACGTGCCCGTGACGCTCGAGACCGGCCGCCTCGACACGATCCGCTACTACGAGCGGTTCGGGTTCCGGGTGGTACACGAGGGCGAGCCCGAACCGGCGGGGCCACACGTCTGGTTCATGCGGCTTGACCCGTGAGTCGATCGACCGCACCCTGAGTGTGCCGACGCTCACGACCGCGACGATCCATCGGGTGCCGGCACTGGCGCCGACGTCGAGGAACGCGCCGTACCGCTGTTCGCCGCGCTGCTGCGTGAGTACGCGGCGCTCGGCATCGTGATCGAGGCCGGTGACAGCGCCGGCGTCGCAGCCTGGATACCTCCCGGGAGCGACGTGGGCCTGGAGCAGGTCAACGTCGCGACGTGGTCCGAGGTCGTCGGCCTCACCGACGACGGAGGCGATCGGTACCACCGCTTCTGGAGCTGGCTCGAGTCCGACGTGCCGTACGAGCCGCATTGGATGCTCGACATGCTGGGCGTCGACCCGGCTCGCCAGGGGGAAGGCATCGGCAGCGCCTTGGTTCGCTACGGGGTCGAGCGGGCCGAGGCCGATGGCGTACCGGCGTTCCTCGAGACCAGCAAGGCTCGGAACGTGCCCTACGACGAGCGGTTCGGCTTCCGGACGGCGGCCGAGGAGGACGCCCCGGACGGCGGGCCGCACATCTGGTTCATGCGACTCGACCCGTGAACCGCCGGGCTCACGAGGAGCCGTCAGCGAACCGCGCGATCTCTTCCGTGTGCTCGGGGTAGTGGTCGAACGTCTCGTCGACGAACCACGAGCTCGCCGTGTCGTCGACCTCGTCGAGCGCCTCGAGGGCGGTCCTCGCCTTCATGCGCCCGGCCTCGGCGCCGGCCACCGCCTGTTCCCACGTGAGCGACTTCGACTCCTCTGCCCAGGCGGCGTTCATCGCCTGCCAGACGTCCTCGGGCTGCTCCTCGGCGGCGAACGTGCCGGCTGCCATCTCCTCGAGATGCGAGCCGGCGAGAGCCGCCCACTTCCCGCTGTGGAACACGAGGTCGGTGACCGACCACCCCGGCACGACGCCGGCGACGGTCCGCAGTTCCACGGGTACGCGCTCGGCGGCCTCGAGCAGCGCCGCCCACGCCTCGGCCTCCCGCCGCAGCAACTCCTCGCGATCGTGCGCTTCCGTCATCGCGTCCTCGGGAATCCGAGGTCGATGCTCGACGTGCCCGGGTCGGGCCAGCGCTCGGTGACGACCTTGCCGCGCGTGTAGAAGTTGATGCCTTCGGGTCCGTACATGTGGTTGTCGCCGAAGAGCGAGTTCTTCCAGCCGCCGAACGAGTAATAGCCGACGGGCACCGGGATCGGGACGTTCACCCCGACCATGCCGGCCTGACAGTCGAACTGGAACGCCCGCGCCGCCCCACCGTCGCGGGTGAAGATCGCGGTGCCGTTCCCGTACGGGTTCTCGTTGACGAGCCGCAGCGCCTCGTCGTAGGTGTCGACCCGCATCACCTCGAGCACCGGCCCGAAGATCTCGTCCTTGTAGGCGTCCATCTCGGTCGTGACATGGTCGATCAGCGACACGCCGAGGAAGAACCCGTCGCTCTCGCGGTACAAGCCGTGCTCGCGCCCGTCCTCGACGATCGTGGCACCCTGCGCCTTCGCGGAGTCGAGGTAGCCGGCGACCTTGTCGCGGTGGTCGCGGGTGACGAGTGGCCCCATCTCGGACTCCGGCTCGAGGCCGTTGCCGATCTTCACGAGCGGAAGGCGTTCCTTGATCGCTTCGACCAGGCGGTCGCCG
This genomic interval from Actinomycetota bacterium contains the following:
- a CDS encoding GNAT family N-acetyltransferase — encoded protein: MTLQISRAGRERMPALARVLARAFVDDPVIRWPLPADVDDIGPGPFDVHVGLRRPRRSRHGVGGGRWHGVAVWVPPGRAEQLIASDRRVREQLLPLTDDGGRRYGVLWDWIEDQLPDEPHWFLDALGVEPSRQSGGIGTALLRWGLERAAADDVPVTLETGRLDTIRYYERFGFRVVHEGEPEPAGPHVWFMRLDP
- a CDS encoding Lrp/AsnC family transcriptional regulator; protein product: MATPRFDDLDLRIIDALAEDGRRPFTSVADELGVAEATIRSRVARLQRIDAIRFVTDVKPHELGLLFAYLGVRLGGRDVGSAIDGLCAIPEAVYVIECTGHYDVLVEIVAQDGDDLLRVMHEQVRAVPGVIEVDSFVGLRIAKGTFRYTDLGRAGEPPHR
- a CDS encoding FAD-dependent oxidoreductase — encoded protein: MPIPEHLANRDIDPSAVVEASGLPDGARVVIVGGGIIGSSIAYHLTRDGETDVVLLERGRLSNGTTWHAAGLVSQVRGTHALTALSRINAETYERLPTETGIETGLRRVGALTVARTEGRMQEILYGVAMAKDAGVDVEVLEGAAVKDLWPSAVVDDLVGAVLFPTDGTVNPGDATMAFAKGAVDRGARYVPETDVLGFRFGERGRVVGLATSRGPIDAETVVLACGLWTSELARTAGASVALYPAEHVWVMTEEAQGAREDAPFLRDLDAYLYIRHYRGRYVIGAFEPNGKPMRPGAVSTAGFAEFGPDWDHFAPVLQGARERVPEIETIGFSHYLRAPESFTPDSNFQLGYVPEVPGLFVAAGFNSQGIIFGPGAGKAAAEWIVAGHPTMDLVEVDVARTGRWANQRAWLHERTAESLGGLYDMHWPQKQPRTGRGVRRVPLYGAFREAGAAFGQAAGWERANWFEPGVVDPEVGYSFESPSWFSSVRDEVLATREGVALFDLSTYSKFLVQGPGALQGLQRLATSDLDVPVGRIVYTLFCNDRGGIEMDPTVTRLGDDRLLVLAPTLAQRHTEMLLRSGLPADATVTDVTSGWATLHLAGPSSRELLARLTDEDLSNDAWPFLAAREIDVARARAWAFRVSFTGELGWELSVPTGFVADLYEHVAEAGASLGLRHAGAFAFDAARIERGFRSWGHDVGPVTEPFGAGLGFAVSCTKGADFVGREALETLRDARRDRRLVSVHAPDAVLWHGESVVRGDGRRGHVTSAAIAPTLGGSVGLAWLHGDPDGDGWGVEIRGEVVPVTLQADPFYDPRGERLRS
- a CDS encoding VWA domain-containing protein, giving the protein MRTELLLAAWMALWALIVVVALVRLVARYQRHRRRYGSDAVRADVGGALRKAAPYALLFGASTCLLLLFAQIRLDRNETTATVVLAIDVSDSMLATDVKPDRFTAAKAAASSFLHEVPPDFRVGVVTFAGEAATAAEPGQERAAIADAIALLESSRGTVIGDGLTEALDVIEAERTENAELPAAVVLLSDGADTGSVVSPPQATARARDMVVPVFTVAIVGDEDQEGGDTELLQTIARTSGGTLSTAASAGELDEVYERLGAQLTSDLAVGNSAMPLLVASVVLTALAVASFLGLGRRS
- a CDS encoding aromatic ring-hydroxylating dioxygenase subunit alpha, which codes for MAKTEHEIKIRNDEVEWEPRPTLGSADYASLDVWEEEREKIWWGEWICVGRTEEVAVTGDYVVRDVAGESIFITRNDAGELRAFYNVCSHRGTKFLDEIEGTQHVRKAFVCPYHAWTFDLNGQLVGSPNVKEDEHFDRSDHPLYDIAIDHYAGFMFVNMTTGGPKESLLESLTDGAETITAFERFKMDELRIGVRLVYEVKANWKIVVENYNECLHCPQVHPELVQVIPLFRFGEVWDEEIPDDGNRMMEGATSFTPTGQSQLPKFPGLEPEDYEMYYGTYQFPNLMLNLHPDSAMYYIGYPKGPNRTTVVSEFMFRPETIADPELFKPEATVEFWDMISKQDWDVCERAQTGVSSRAFTRGVYPRQDRFLYWFNEEWRRAMGRPTLG
- a CDS encoding GNAT family N-acetyltransferase; this translates as MIEAGDSAGVAAWIPPGSDVGLEQVNVATWSEVVGLTDDGGDRYHRFWSWLESDVPYEPHWMLDMLGVDPARQGEGIGSALVRYGVERAEADGVPAFLETSKARNVPYDERFGFRTAAEEDAPDGGPHIWFMRLDP